Proteins encoded in a region of the Atopobium sp. oral taxon 416 genome:
- a CDS encoding radical SAM protein: MKISEKLYRACELCPRRCKADRLSGQRGFCGETGQLYVARAALHFWEEPPLSGTKGSGAIFFSGCPLRCVFCQNDNISHGNLGHPITVRRLAKIMLELKDQGALNINLVTPFHFAPQVHEALMLAKEAGLKLPIVANTSGYELPELVDAMAPDIDIWLTDFKYASPELAQKLSGARNYPAVALEALKHMYAATEAKGVRKLEDSGRMLRGIIVRHLVLPTHIDDSMRVLDTVFQVCGNKVDYSIMNQYTPNERCRKRGGALSHALGSEEYEKVLDHADDLGIDRMWWQQGGTVSESFIPAFDATGVDGPELKIK, encoded by the coding sequence GTGAAGATCAGCGAGAAACTCTATCGAGCCTGTGAGCTATGCCCAAGACGATGCAAGGCAGATCGGCTCTCAGGGCAGCGGGGCTTCTGTGGGGAGACCGGTCAGCTCTATGTAGCCCGCGCCGCGCTGCACTTTTGGGAGGAACCTCCGCTTTCTGGGACCAAAGGCTCCGGGGCGATCTTTTTCAGTGGCTGCCCGCTGCGCTGCGTCTTCTGCCAAAACGACAACATTTCCCACGGGAACTTAGGCCATCCGATCACGGTCAGACGCCTGGCCAAGATCATGCTCGAGCTCAAGGACCAAGGGGCGCTCAATATCAATCTGGTGACGCCCTTCCACTTTGCTCCGCAGGTACATGAAGCGCTTATGTTAGCCAAAGAAGCCGGACTCAAGCTGCCAATCGTTGCCAATACCTCAGGCTACGAGCTGCCGGAGCTCGTCGATGCGATGGCCCCGGATATCGATATCTGGCTCACCGATTTCAAATACGCTTCCCCAGAGCTGGCACAGAAGCTCTCCGGTGCGCGTAACTATCCTGCAGTTGCGCTTGAGGCGTTGAAGCACATGTATGCGGCAACCGAGGCCAAAGGCGTCAGAAAGCTCGAGGACTCGGGCCGGATGCTCCGAGGCATCATCGTGCGCCACCTCGTGTTACCCACACACATCGATGACTCTATGAGAGTCCTCGATACCGTCTTTCAGGTGTGTGGCAACAAAGTTGACTATTCCATTATGAACCAATACACCCCCAATGAGCGCTGCAGAAAGCGCGGCGGCGCTCTGAGCCATGCACTGGGTTCGGAAGAGTATGAAAAAGTACTCGATCACGCCGACGATTTAGGGATTGACCGTATGTGGTGGCAGCAAGGGGGTACCGTGTCAGAGAGCTTCATTCCAGCTTTTGACGCTACCGGCGTCGACGGGCCGGAACTGAAGATCAAATAA